The following are encoded in a window of Manihot esculenta cultivar AM560-2 chromosome 8, M.esculenta_v8, whole genome shotgun sequence genomic DNA:
- the LOC110621340 gene encoding NADPH-dependent aldehyde reductase-like protein, chloroplastic — translation MAGEITSEVAVASSSLPLNGRVAIVTGGSRGIGRAISAHLHSLGARVALNYASNSTQADILASELNASAASSTHPQAVAIKADVSDPDQVNQLFERAEQEFGSKVHILVNCAGVMDPKYPTLANTTVEDWDMIFNVNTKGSFLCCREAANRLAREGGGRIITISTSVVGANFPGYAAYAASKAAVETMTKILAKELKGTGITANSVAPGPVATELFFSGKTEETVKRIADACPLGRLGEPKDISEVVGFLASDAGEWINGQVIRVNGGFVI, via the coding sequence ATGGCAGGTGAAATTACTAGCGAGGTAGCAGTAGCTTCTTCTTCCCTTCCACTTAATGGTCGGGTAGCCATAGTAACCGGAGGTTCGCGTGGAATTGGCCGTGCCATTTCCGCTCATCTTCATTCCCTTGGTGCAAGAGTTGCTCTCAATTATGCTTCAAATTCCACCCAAGCTGATATCCTTGCATCTGAGCTCAATGCATCAGCTGCATCTTCTACTCATCCCCAAGCAGTTGCTATCAAAGCTGATGTTTCAGATCCAGATCAAGTCAATCAACTCTTTGAGAGGGCCGAACAGGAATTCGGCTCAAAAGTCCATATCCTTGTAAACTGTGCTGGAGTTATGGATCCCAAGTACCCAACTTTGGCCAATACCACAGTGGAGGACTGGGATATGATTTTCAATGTCAACACAAAGGGATCATTCTTGTGCTGCCGTGAGGCAGCTAATAGGTTGGCTCGGGAAGGTGGTGGAAGAATCATCACAATATCAACATCTGTCGTTGGAGCAAATTTTCCAGGATATGCAGCTTATGCTGCCTCCAAGGCAGCAGTGGAGACAATGACAAAGATACTAGCCAAGGAGCTGAAGGGTACAGGAATAACAGCTAATAGTGTGGCTCCAGGACCTGTGGCTACGGAGCTGTTCTTTTCAGGTAAAACTGAGGAAACAGTGAAGAGAATAGCTGATGCTTGCCCTTTAGGCCGACTTGGTGAGCCAAAGGATATAAGTGAAGTTGTGGGATTCTTGGCTAGTGATGCAGGGGAGTGGATCAATGGCCAAGTCATTAGAGTTAATGGTGGATTTGTTATTTAA